From a region of the Desulfomicrobium escambiense DSM 10707 genome:
- a CDS encoding double-cubane-cluster-containing anaerobic reductase, protein MSEAYREMWENLNLDLAAHDGLLSVLGKFYGDIYMSQQGRLKGMEYLDFVLSEVHGLRIKELQDAKAQGRKIVGTFCVFVPEELALAVDAVQVGLCAGADAGREAAETLVPRNTCALIKSFIGFKLARLCPYTESCDLIVGETTCDGKKKAYEAFAEHAPMHIMEVPQTKTEAARALWKAEVLRYMEKLEELTGKKVTAENLAAAIKTVNARRRALQRLNALRAAVPAPISGRDVLLINQVSFYDDPVRFTASINTLCDQLEERIKAGDGVAPADAPRVMLSGCPMAVPNWKLPYVIESSGAVIVGEESCIGTRNTRDLTDESGLTLEQMIDALCDRYMKIDCACFTPNAERLDNVESMARDLKVDGVIQYALMFCQPYAHEGIKVERRLTAGGIPSMSLETDYSMEDVEQLKTRVEAFLETVR, encoded by the coding sequence GACATCTACATGAGCCAGCAGGGCCGCCTCAAGGGAATGGAGTACCTCGATTTCGTCCTGTCCGAGGTGCACGGCCTGCGCATCAAGGAATTGCAGGACGCCAAGGCCCAGGGGCGCAAGATCGTCGGCACCTTCTGCGTCTTCGTGCCCGAGGAGCTGGCCCTGGCCGTGGACGCCGTGCAGGTCGGCCTGTGCGCCGGGGCCGACGCGGGCCGCGAGGCGGCCGAGACGCTGGTGCCGCGCAATACCTGCGCGCTGATCAAGTCCTTCATCGGCTTCAAGCTGGCGCGGCTTTGCCCGTACACCGAATCCTGCGACCTCATCGTCGGCGAGACCACCTGCGACGGCAAGAAGAAGGCCTACGAGGCCTTCGCCGAGCACGCGCCCATGCATATCATGGAAGTTCCCCAGACCAAGACCGAAGCGGCCCGCGCCCTGTGGAAGGCCGAGGTGCTGCGCTACATGGAGAAGCTTGAAGAGCTGACCGGGAAAAAGGTCACGGCCGAGAACCTCGCAGCGGCCATCAAGACCGTCAACGCACGCCGCCGCGCCCTGCAGCGTCTGAACGCCCTGCGCGCAGCCGTGCCCGCGCCCATCTCGGGACGCGACGTGCTGCTCATCAACCAGGTCAGCTTCTACGACGACCCGGTCCGCTTCACAGCCTCCATCAACACCCTGTGCGACCAGCTCGAAGAGCGCATCAAGGCCGGCGATGGCGTGGCCCCGGCGGACGCCCCGCGCGTCATGCTCTCGGGCTGCCCCATGGCCGTGCCCAACTGGAAGCTGCCCTACGTCATCGAGAGCTCCGGCGCGGTCATCGTCGGCGAGGAGTCGTGCATCGGCACGCGCAACACCCGTGATCTGACGGACGAGTCCGGCCTGACCCTGGAGCAGATGATCGACGCCCTGTGCGACCGTTACATGAAGATCGACTGCGCCTGCTTCACGCCCAACGCCGAGCGCCTGGACAACGTCGAGTCCATGGCCCGCGACCTGAAGGTCGACGGCGTGATCCAGTACGCGCTCATGTTCTGTCAGCCCTACGCCCACGAGGGCATCAAGGTCGAAAGGCGCCTCACGGCCGGCGGCATCCCGAGCATGTCCCTGGAGACGGACTATTCCATGGAGGACGTGGAGCAGCTCAAGACCCGCGTCGAGGCCTTCCTGGAAACAGTGAGATGA
- a CDS encoding double-cubane-cluster-containing anaerobic reductase, with the protein MNTPELTPQGLQFFEKFSEHALAALETAREAGMPVAGVYCIYAPLEVIRAAGAVPIGLCGKRQTPIQAAEEVLPASLCPLIKSSFGYAKTDTCPFFSASDFVVAETTCDGKKKMYEFLGRIKPLHLMHLPYDPSLPGALQFWLDEVGRLCRFLASQGGNELTETRLLEEITVQNAIRDLLWDIVRVNADGAPILTGMQLLPVLESKSFMVEAEPYLDALQGLRDELVDRRARGKTGVPAHRPRILLTGTPVGKGSHKVLQLIEESGGVVVCMDNCSGIKGLDKPVETGGDLLVNAARRYLDIPCACMSPNPGRVATIEALCLDFRIQGIVDLTWQGCHGFNVESRIVREAAERLSTPFLQVETGYSESDTEQIRTRVEAFLEAIS; encoded by the coding sequence ATGAATACACCAGAATTAACGCCCCAGGGGCTGCAGTTTTTCGAAAAATTCAGCGAGCATGCTCTGGCGGCGCTGGAAACGGCCCGTGAAGCCGGAATGCCCGTGGCCGGCGTCTATTGCATCTATGCCCCGCTGGAGGTCATCCGCGCCGCCGGGGCCGTCCCCATCGGGTTGTGCGGCAAGCGTCAGACGCCCATCCAGGCTGCCGAGGAAGTCCTCCCGGCCAGCCTCTGCCCGCTGATCAAGTCCAGCTTCGGCTACGCTAAGACCGACACCTGTCCTTTCTTCTCGGCCTCGGATTTCGTCGTCGCCGAAACCACCTGCGACGGAAAGAAGAAGATGTACGAGTTTCTCGGGCGGATCAAACCCCTCCACCTGATGCATCTGCCTTACGATCCGTCCCTGCCGGGCGCGCTGCAGTTCTGGCTGGACGAGGTCGGGCGACTTTGCCGTTTCCTGGCTTCGCAAGGCGGCAACGAACTCACCGAAACGAGGCTGCTGGAGGAAATCACCGTCCAGAACGCCATCCGCGACCTGCTGTGGGACATCGTGCGGGTCAACGCCGACGGCGCGCCAATCCTGACGGGCATGCAGCTTCTGCCGGTTCTGGAGAGCAAGAGCTTCATGGTCGAGGCCGAACCCTACCTGGACGCCCTTCAGGGCCTGCGCGACGAACTCGTGGACAGGCGTGCACGCGGCAAGACCGGAGTCCCGGCGCACCGCCCCAGAATCCTGCTGACCGGCACGCCCGTGGGCAAGGGGTCCCACAAGGTCCTGCAGCTCATCGAAGAAAGCGGGGGCGTGGTGGTCTGCATGGACAACTGCAGCGGGATCAAGGGGTTGGACAAGCCCGTCGAGACCGGCGGGGACCTTTTGGTGAACGCGGCCCGCCGGTATCTGGACATCCCCTGCGCCTGCATGAGCCCCAACCCGGGACGAGTGGCGACCATCGAGGCCCTCTGCCTGGATTTCCGCATCCAGGGCATCGTCGACCTGACCTGGCAGGGTTGCCACGGATTCAACGTCGAATCCCGCATCGTGCGGGAGGCTGCCGAACGGCTGAGCACGCCCTTCCTGCAGGTCGAAACCGGGTACTCGGAATCCGACACCGAACAGATCCGGACGCGCGTCGAAGCGTTTCTGGAAGCGATATCCTAA
- the katG gene encoding catalase/peroxidase HPI, translating into MSEGKCPVTGRTNPAASGSGRTNRDWWPNQLNLQILHQHSSKSNPMGEGFNYAEEFKKLDLAAVKKDLIALMTDSQDWWPADWGHYGPLFIRMAWHSAGTYRTGDGRGGAGSASQRLAPLNSWPDNVNLDKARRLLWPIKQKYGRRISWADLMVLAGNCAIESMGLKPFGFGGGREDVWEPEQDIYWGSESEWLGDKRYSGERDLENPLAAVQMGLIYVNPEGPNGNPDPVASGRDVRETFARMAMNDEETVALVAGGHTFGKCHGAGPATHVGPEPEAAPIEEQGLGWKSSFRSGKGGDTIGSGIEGAWKPNPTTWDMGYLKVLFKYEWELVKSPAGAHQWLAKDVAPEDMVADAHDPAKKVRPMMTTADLSLRFDPIYEPISRRYLENPAEFADAFARAWFKLTHRDMGPRSRYLGLDVPAEELIWQDPVPAVDHKLVDAEDVADLKARILAAGLTVQQLVLTAWASASTFRGSDKRGGANGARVRLAPQKDWDVNQPAELKAVLQSLEKIQQEFNATRTDGKKVSLADLIVLGGCTGIEQAARNAGHDVSVPFAPGRTDASQEQTDVESFAVLEPVADGFRNYLKGRYTISAEELLVDRAQQLRLTAPEMTVLVGGMRALSANFGQSAHGVFTGRPGTLTNDFFVNLLDMGVAWMPAQGAEGVYEGRDRATGELKWTGTRVDLVFGSNSQLRAIAEVYACRDAQEKFVVDFVAAWTKVMDLDRFDLV; encoded by the coding sequence ATGAGCGAAGGCAAATGTCCCGTGACGGGCAGGACCAATCCGGCAGCGTCCGGCAGCGGTCGGACGAACCGCGACTGGTGGCCGAACCAGCTGAACCTGCAGATCCTGCACCAGCATTCGTCCAAGTCCAACCCCATGGGCGAGGGGTTCAACTATGCCGAGGAGTTCAAGAAGCTCGACCTCGCGGCCGTGAAGAAGGACCTCATCGCCCTGATGACCGACTCGCAGGACTGGTGGCCGGCCGATTGGGGTCACTACGGTCCGCTTTTCATCCGCATGGCCTGGCACAGCGCAGGCACCTACCGCACCGGTGATGGCCGCGGCGGGGCAGGTTCGGCCTCCCAGCGTCTGGCGCCCCTGAATAGCTGGCCGGACAACGTCAATCTCGACAAGGCCCGGCGCCTCCTGTGGCCCATCAAGCAGAAATACGGGCGCAGGATCTCCTGGGCCGACCTCATGGTCCTGGCCGGCAACTGCGCCATCGAGTCCATGGGCCTCAAGCCCTTCGGCTTCGGCGGCGGCCGCGAGGACGTCTGGGAGCCCGAGCAGGACATCTACTGGGGTTCCGAGAGCGAATGGCTGGGCGACAAGCGCTATTCCGGCGAACGCGACCTGGAGAACCCCCTGGCCGCCGTGCAGATGGGACTCATCTACGTCAACCCCGAAGGCCCGAACGGCAACCCCGACCCCGTGGCCTCAGGCCGCGACGTCCGCGAGACCTTCGCGCGTATGGCCATGAACGACGAGGAGACCGTGGCCCTCGTGGCCGGCGGGCACACCTTCGGCAAATGCCACGGCGCCGGCCCGGCCACGCACGTCGGTCCCGAGCCCGAGGCCGCGCCCATCGAGGAGCAGGGCCTGGGCTGGAAGAGCTCCTTCCGGAGCGGCAAGGGCGGCGACACCATTGGCAGCGGCATCGAGGGGGCCTGGAAGCCCAACCCGACCACGTGGGACATGGGCTACCTCAAGGTCCTGTTCAAGTACGAGTGGGAACTGGTCAAGAGCCCGGCAGGTGCGCACCAGTGGCTGGCCAAGGACGTGGCGCCCGAGGACATGGTCGCCGACGCCCACGACCCCGCCAAGAAGGTCCGGCCCATGATGACCACGGCCGACCTGTCCCTGCGCTTCGACCCCATCTACGAACCCATTTCCAGACGCTACCTCGAAAATCCCGCCGAATTCGCCGACGCCTTCGCGCGGGCCTGGTTCAAGCTGACGCACAGGGACATGGGGCCGCGCTCGCGCTACCTCGGTCTGGACGTTCCGGCCGAAGAGCTGATCTGGCAGGACCCGGTGCCCGCCGTGGACCACAAGCTCGTCGACGCTGAGGATGTCGCCGATCTCAAGGCCAGAATCCTGGCTGCGGGGCTGACGGTCCAGCAGCTGGTCCTTACGGCCTGGGCCTCGGCCTCCACCTTCCGCGGCTCCGACAAGCGCGGCGGCGCCAACGGGGCGCGCGTCCGCCTGGCGCCCCAGAAGGATTGGGATGTCAACCAGCCGGCGGAGCTTAAGGCCGTGCTGCAGTCCCTCGAAAAGATTCAGCAGGAGTTCAACGCCACCCGAACCGATGGCAAGAAGGTCTCCCTGGCCGACCTCATTGTCCTGGGCGGGTGCACGGGCATCGAGCAGGCCGCCAGGAACGCCGGGCACGATGTGAGTGTCCCCTTCGCGCCCGGCCGGACCGACGCCTCCCAGGAGCAGACCGACGTGGAATCCTTTGCCGTTCTCGAGCCTGTGGCCGACGGCTTCCGCAACTACCTCAAGGGCCGGTATACGATTTCGGCCGAGGAACTGCTGGTCGACCGGGCGCAGCAGCTGAGACTGACAGCGCCCGAGATGACGGTGCTCGTCGGCGGCATGCGCGCCCTGAGCGCCAACTTCGGGCAGTCCGCGCACGGCGTCTTCACCGGCCGTCCCGGAACGTTGACCAACGACTTCTTCGTGAACCTGCTGGACATGGGTGTTGCATGGATGCCCGCACAGGGGGCCGAAGGCGTGTACGAAGGCCGCGACCGCGCCACGGGCGAGCTGAAGTGGACCGGCACCCGCGTCGATCTGGTTTTCGGCTCCAACTCGCAGCTGCGGGCCATCGCCGAAGTCTATGCCTGCCGGGACGCGCAGGAAAAGTTCGTAGTGGACTTCGTGGCGGCCTGGACCAAGGTCATGGACCTCGACCGCTTCGACCTCGTCTGA
- a CDS encoding ABC transporter substrate-binding protein, whose product MFFRATRLIGFIGLFMTAAVFLAATQSPAGDKLPELNVGYIYTTHHSPFIVAMAKGEEFRDFGVYLRPVVDKMKYELMDGDTPLALLNIIVNKSGAETTTMFAQGNMDMALASGPAIMAGIDQGTKMKILCPTHVDGMSLVFPPQSTLSGWDQVAAHIKAATQPVKIGYHSPTSAPRIVIEGALKQAGFTVTQDANQQDADVLLVDLKDTANFIPALTSGQVDAWVGPAPHPEVSEMKKVGHIALDLRDLPPAGAWHNFPCCVLAARDEVIAANPAAVGKTVELLGKSAEWCNGHKAEEGKAMAAWTGSPAEAVEKSNIVFTTAATENWMKGQGTYLDMLNSMGKFRGQLKGKTLHEAQDVLFDLSYTTSK is encoded by the coding sequence ATGTTTTTTCGGGCAACACGACTCATCGGTTTCATCGGCCTGTTCATGACCGCGGCTGTTTTCCTGGCCGCGACGCAGTCCCCGGCGGGGGACAAACTCCCGGAACTCAACGTGGGCTACATCTACACCACCCATCATTCGCCCTTCATCGTGGCCATGGCCAAGGGTGAGGAGTTCCGCGATTTCGGGGTGTACCTGCGCCCCGTCGTGGACAAGATGAAGTACGAGCTCATGGACGGCGACACGCCCCTGGCCCTGCTCAACATCATCGTCAACAAGAGCGGCGCCGAGACCACGACCATGTTCGCCCAAGGCAACATGGACATGGCCCTGGCCTCGGGCCCGGCCATCATGGCCGGCATCGACCAGGGCACGAAGATGAAGATCCTGTGCCCCACCCACGTCGACGGCATGAGCCTCGTCTTCCCGCCCCAGAGCACCCTGAGCGGCTGGGACCAGGTGGCCGCGCACATCAAGGCCGCCACGCAGCCCGTCAAGATCGGCTACCATTCCCCGACCAGCGCCCCGCGCATCGTCATCGAGGGAGCCCTGAAGCAGGCCGGCTTCACGGTCACCCAGGACGCCAACCAGCAGGACGCCGACGTGCTGCTCGTGGACCTGAAGGACACCGCCAACTTCATCCCGGCCCTGACCAGCGGGCAGGTGGACGCCTGGGTCGGGCCCGCGCCGCATCCCGAGGTCTCCGAGATGAAGAAGGTCGGGCACATCGCCCTGGACCTGCGCGACCTGCCGCCCGCCGGCGCCTGGCACAACTTCCCCTGCTGCGTGCTGGCCGCCCGGGACGAGGTCATCGCCGCCAACCCGGCCGCGGTCGGCAAGACCGTAGAACTGCTGGGCAAGAGCGCCGAGTGGTGCAACGGACACAAGGCCGAAGAGGGCAAGGCCATGGCGGCCTGGACCGGATCGCCGGCCGAAGCCGTCGAAAAGTCCAACATCGTCTTCACCACGGCGGCCACGGAAAACTGGATGAAGGGGCAGGGCACGTACCTGGACATGCTCAACTCCATGGGCAAGTTCCGGGGACAGCTCAAGGGCAAGACCCTGCATGAAGCCCAGGACGTCCTCTTCGACCTCAGCTACACGACCTCGAAATAA
- a CDS encoding acyl-CoA dehydratase activase: MILGIDIGSRSIEVVGMAGGEVVEKRRAPTTFNPVAQVRALLDGLSARRAVATGYGRKLVQDLDLGFPVETITEIKAHGLGAAHHFPEGRTVLDIGGQDTKAIALLPGGRVGKFEMNDRCAAGTGKFLEYTAQIFQIPVQEFGLYALGGDAPPIINSMCTVFAETEATSLMAQGVRPENIALGLHLSIARRTANMLQRVGLAFPLIFVGGVAHNPCMRRLLAEQTGTVEGETLLVPAEPDMTGALGAALWGETLARS; the protein is encoded by the coding sequence ATGATCCTGGGCATCGACATCGGCTCACGTTCCATCGAGGTGGTCGGCATGGCCGGGGGCGAGGTGGTGGAAAAACGCCGCGCCCCCACCACCTTCAACCCCGTGGCCCAGGTGCGCGCGCTTCTGGACGGCCTTTCGGCCCGCCGGGCCGTGGCCACGGGCTACGGCCGCAAGCTGGTCCAGGACCTGGACCTGGGTTTTCCGGTGGAAACCATCACCGAGATCAAGGCCCACGGCCTGGGAGCGGCGCATCATTTCCCCGAGGGGCGCACGGTTCTCGACATCGGCGGCCAGGACACCAAGGCCATCGCCCTGCTTCCCGGCGGCCGGGTCGGCAAGTTCGAGATGAACGACCGCTGTGCCGCCGGAACGGGCAAGTTCCTGGAGTACACGGCCCAGATCTTCCAGATCCCCGTGCAGGAATTCGGCCTCTACGCCCTCGGCGGGGACGCGCCGCCCATCATCAACTCCATGTGCACGGTCTTCGCCGAGACCGAGGCCACGTCCCTCATGGCCCAGGGGGTGCGCCCCGAGAACATCGCCCTTGGCCTGCACCTGTCCATCGCCCGGCGCACGGCGAACATGCTGCAGCGCGTCGGGCTGGCCTTCCCGCTCATCTTCGTCGGCGGCGTGGCGCACAACCCCTGCATGCGCAGGCTGCTGGCCGAGCAGACCGGCACCGTCGAAGGCGAAACATTGCTCGTCCCGGCAGAGCCGGACATGACGGGCGCTCTAGGTGCGGCCCTGTGGGGGGAGACGTTGGCCCGAAGCTGA
- a CDS encoding DUF192 domain-containing protein has product MHKNLRHRMRLFDIIWNLATVGGRLCAVFPLIALALLCTHAEAWGQAAEGIPLTDLPRAVLVIGGRSVDVQVAATPEARQTGLMFRASLPADEGMLFVHDALRVRCMWMQNTLIPLTAAFLDEDGRILGFADMEPLTTQSHCSPGPAAYVLEMNQGWFARHGVVAGQRIDLAGVGARP; this is encoded by the coding sequence ATGCACAAAAACCTCAGGCATCGCATGAGACTTTTCGACATCATTTGGAATTTGGCGACGGTCGGCGGCAGGCTGTGCGCGGTATTCCCGCTCATCGCCCTTGCGCTGCTCTGCACGCATGCCGAGGCCTGGGGGCAGGCCGCCGAAGGCATACCGCTGACGGATCTCCCACGGGCGGTCCTCGTCATCGGCGGCCGGTCCGTGGACGTCCAGGTGGCCGCGACGCCCGAGGCCCGCCAGACGGGCCTCATGTTCCGCGCGAGCCTGCCCGCGGACGAGGGCATGCTCTTCGTCCACGACGCCCTGCGGGTGCGCTGCATGTGGATGCAGAACACCCTCATCCCCCTGACGGCGGCTTTTCTCGACGAGGACGGGCGCATCCTGGGGTTTGCGGACATGGAGCCGCTGACCACGCAGAGCCACTGCTCGCCGGGGCCGGCCGCGTACGTGCTGGAGATGAACCAGGGATGGTTCGCGCGGCACGGCGTCGTCGCCGGGCAGCGGATCGATCTGGCGGGGGTCGGCGCGCGTCCCTGA
- a CDS encoding ABC transporter ATP-binding protein: protein MDHIVRISEVSKSFITERGLAVEAVDKTSLDIGRGEFVCIVGPSGCGKSTLLRIIAGLERADGGHAAYNGRPLTGPHRDVGMVFQEYSVLPWRTVLDNVCLGLEFLGERKAARIETAMHYLGLVGMARFAEAFPYELSGGMRQRVAIARALATNPQVLLMDEPFGALDAHTRILMQKELLRIWRETGKTVVLVTHSVDEALYLAGRIVVMTARPGKVREIIDVPLEHPRDRSNPLYARMTARMLDILEEEVVTAGEF, encoded by the coding sequence ATGGATCACATCGTACGCATAAGCGAAGTCAGCAAATCCTTCATCACAGAGAGGGGACTGGCCGTCGAAGCCGTGGACAAGACGAGCCTCGACATCGGGAGGGGGGAATTCGTCTGCATCGTCGGACCGTCGGGGTGCGGCAAATCGACCCTGCTGCGCATCATCGCCGGGCTGGAGCGGGCCGATGGCGGGCACGCCGCCTACAACGGCCGGCCCTTGACCGGTCCGCACCGGGACGTGGGCATGGTCTTTCAGGAGTATTCGGTCCTGCCGTGGCGGACGGTGCTCGACAACGTTTGTCTGGGATTGGAATTTCTCGGGGAAAGGAAGGCTGCCAGGATCGAAACGGCCATGCATTACCTGGGGCTGGTGGGCATGGCCCGCTTCGCCGAAGCCTTCCCCTACGAATTGTCGGGCGGCATGCGGCAGCGCGTGGCCATCGCCCGCGCCCTGGCCACGAACCCGCAGGTGCTGCTCATGGACGAGCCCTTCGGCGCCCTCGACGCCCACACGCGCATCCTCATGCAGAAGGAACTGCTGCGCATCTGGCGCGAAACGGGGAAGACGGTGGTGCTGGTCACCCACAGCGTGGACGAGGCCCTGTACCTGGCGGGGCGCATCGTGGTCATGACGGCAAGGCCCGGCAAGGTGCGGGAGATCATCGACGTCCCGCTGGAGCACCCCCGCGACCGCAGCAATCCGCTCTACGCCCGCATGACGGCGCGGATGCTCGACATCCTGGAGGAGGAGGTCGTCACGGCCGGGGAATTCTAG
- a CDS encoding YcbK family protein, whose amino-acid sequence MTHSRRDFLGSLARLAVAGAAVTLSPSALAAAAMAVQPKSRRLCFEHTHTGKSLDIVYAVGDRYVPESLTKLNAFLRDHYSGRIGRMDPRLFDLLYRLRQTLGSRQPIEVISAYRTAATNQELRRKGQGGVARKSLHMEGKAIDLNIPGVSLADLRDAAKDLRKGGVGYYPHDGFVHVDTGPIRTW is encoded by the coding sequence ATGACGCATTCCCGCCGTGATTTCCTGGGCAGCCTCGCCAGGCTGGCGGTGGCCGGCGCCGCCGTCACATTGTCGCCCTCCGCGCTGGCCGCGGCCGCCATGGCCGTCCAGCCGAAGTCGCGCCGCCTCTGCTTCGAGCACACCCACACGGGCAAGAGCCTGGACATCGTCTACGCCGTAGGCGACCGCTACGTGCCCGAATCCCTGACCAAGCTGAACGCCTTTCTCCGCGACCACTACTCCGGCCGCATCGGCCGCATGGACCCCAGACTTTTCGACCTGCTCTACCGCCTCAGGCAGACCCTGGGCAGCAGGCAGCCCATCGAGGTCATCTCGGCCTACCGCACCGCTGCCACGAACCAGGAACTGCGCCGCAAGGGACAGGGCGGGGTCGCCAGAAAGAGCCTGCACATGGAAGGCAAGGCCATCGACCTGAACATTCCGGGGGTGTCCCTGGCCGACTTGCGCGACGCGGCCAAGGACCTGCGCAAGGGCGGCGTGGGCTACTACCCCCACGACGGCTTCGTCCACGTCGACACGGGTCCCATCCGTACCTGGTAA
- a CDS encoding ABC transporter permease, translating into MHTFSHRVLALTTLAAFLAIWAWAASVIGNSVILPTVGQVAELLASPGQDLLSMGSLLTNIGVSLLRVLLGYGVAVAVGIPLGIGMGYYSVIHTMLGDFLNLFRPIPPLAWVPLVMAWFGIASLADLFGVDRGQWFVYLSNFKYSMIFIIFIGAFYPVLTSSIHGVRNANRVFIDTARVLGASQFDIFRKILLPAAMPSMVNGMRIGLGVAWMCLVSAEMLPGSISGVGYLITHAYTMASTDIVVAGMVGIGLTGALMDWLFRRVERRCFSWQRLAR; encoded by the coding sequence ATGCACACATTCTCCCACCGCGTTCTGGCCCTGACCACCCTGGCCGCCTTTCTGGCCATCTGGGCCTGGGCCGCCTCCGTCATCGGCAACAGCGTCATCCTGCCCACAGTCGGACAAGTCGCCGAACTGCTGGCCAGCCCCGGCCAGGACCTGCTCAGCATGGGCTCGCTGCTGACCAACATCGGGGTCAGTCTGCTCCGGGTTCTGCTGGGCTACGGCGTGGCCGTGGCTGTCGGCATCCCCCTGGGGATCGGCATGGGCTACTACAGCGTGATACACACCATGCTCGGCGACTTCTTGAATCTTTTCCGCCCCATTCCGCCCCTGGCCTGGGTACCCCTGGTCATGGCCTGGTTCGGCATCGCCAGCCTGGCCGACCTGTTCGGCGTCGACCGCGGCCAATGGTTCGTCTATCTGAGCAATTTCAAGTACTCGATGATCTTCATCATCTTCATCGGCGCCTTCTACCCGGTGCTGACCAGCAGCATCCACGGCGTACGCAACGCCAACCGCGTCTTCATCGACACCGCCAGGGTCCTCGGCGCAAGCCAGTTCGACATTTTCCGCAAGATCCTCCTGCCGGCCGCCATGCCGTCCATGGTCAACGGCATGCGCATCGGCCTGGGCGTGGCCTGGATGTGCCTGGTCTCGGCCGAGATGCTGCCGGGCAGCATCTCGGGAGTGGGCTACCTCATCACCCACGCCTACACCATGGCCTCGACGGACATCGTCGTGGCCGGCATGGTCGGCATCGGCCTGACCGGGGCCCTCATGGACTGGCTCTTCCGCCGCGTGGAGCGCCGCTGCTTCTCGTGGCAGCGTCTGGCGAGGTGA
- a CDS encoding L,D-transpeptidase family protein — MTLALCATVFAADGRLWFDQGRPTEQARQAVGILAHAADDGLDPANYDAGRLGRDVAAADRDPGWTDEARSRLDKDLAAAMRRYLSDLHFGQVDPRLISENYSPTAKTFDAAKVLEDAVRGKRLIEAVAKATPPFPFYAELRQALAQYRRLATDTAQTPLWKTKLPPLPDKKLELGQMYEGLPMLIQRLEALGDLPRDSFISTQYSGDVAKGVMAFQERHGLEPDGVIGRQTLAALDVSPAARVRQIELTMERLRWTPLLKAPRVIVVNVPENYLEAYEVKGDEIELKTRMRVITGTAPDNRTPIFDLEMTAIEFSPYWNVPYSIASKELVPELRAYPNRFDRQGFEFVSGNGVISQFSYASLDAVMRGEMRIRQRSGPKNAMGPIKFVMPNKDSIYLHYTASPRLFERYRRDLSHGCVRVEQPVELAKFVLSNHPEWDEARIMAAMDSGEAYTLSLREPVRVVIAYKTVKIRDDGQILFFADVYGQDRLLDRALRGVKDTANRGI, encoded by the coding sequence TTGACACTCGCCTTATGCGCGACGGTTTTCGCGGCCGACGGGCGGCTCTGGTTCGACCAGGGGCGGCCAACGGAGCAGGCCCGGCAGGCCGTGGGCATTCTGGCCCATGCCGCGGACGATGGGCTCGACCCGGCGAATTACGATGCCGGGAGACTCGGAAGGGACGTGGCCGCCGCCGACAGGGACCCGGGTTGGACGGACGAGGCGCGAAGCCGGCTGGACAAGGACCTTGCAGCGGCCATGCGCCGCTACCTTTCGGACCTGCATTTCGGCCAGGTGGACCCGCGCCTGATAAGCGAGAACTATTCCCCCACCGCCAAAACCTTCGACGCAGCCAAGGTTCTCGAGGACGCCGTCCGCGGGAAGAGGCTGATCGAGGCCGTGGCCAAGGCAACGCCGCCCTTTCCGTTCTACGCCGAGCTCCGGCAGGCCCTGGCCCAGTACCGCAGGCTCGCGACGGACACGGCCCAGACCCCGCTCTGGAAAACCAAACTGCCCCCGCTACCCGACAAGAAGCTCGAACTCGGCCAGATGTACGAAGGCTTGCCCATGCTCATCCAGCGCCTCGAAGCCCTGGGCGACCTGCCGCGAGATTCGTTCATCTCCACGCAGTACTCCGGCGACGTGGCCAAAGGCGTCATGGCCTTCCAGGAGCGGCACGGGCTGGAGCCCGACGGCGTCATCGGCCGCCAAACCCTGGCCGCCCTGGACGTCTCACCGGCGGCCCGCGTGCGGCAGATAGAGCTGACCATGGAGAGGCTGCGCTGGACCCCGCTGCTGAAAGCGCCGCGGGTCATCGTCGTCAACGTGCCCGAGAACTATCTGGAAGCCTACGAGGTCAAGGGCGACGAGATCGAACTGAAGACGCGAATGCGCGTCATCACCGGCACCGCCCCGGACAACCGCACGCCCATCTTCGATCTGGAGATGACGGCCATCGAGTTCAGCCCGTACTGGAACGTCCCCTACTCCATCGCCAGCAAGGAGCTGGTCCCTGAGCTGCGCGCCTACCCGAACCGGTTCGACCGGCAGGGGTTTGAATTCGTGTCCGGCAACGGCGTCATCAGCCAGTTCTCCTACGCATCCCTTGATGCGGTCATGCGCGGGGAAATGCGTATCCGCCAGCGGTCGGGCCCCAAGAACGCCATGGGCCCCATCAAGTTCGTCATGCCCAACAAGGACAGCATTTATCTCCACTACACGGCCTCGCCCCGCCTCTTCGAGCGCTATCGCCGGGACCTGAGCCACGGGTGCGTGCGCGTCGAGCAGCCGGTGGAGCTTGCGAAATTCGTGCTCAGCAACCATCCTGAATGGGATGAGGCGCGCATCATGGCGGCCATGGATTCCGGCGAGGCCTACACGCTGTCCCTGCGCGAACCGGTCAGGGTCGTCATCGCCTACAAGACGGTCAAGATCCGGGACGACGGGCAGATCCTCTTCTTCGCCGACGTCTATGGCCAGGACAGGCTGCTGGACCGGGCCTTGCGCGGGGTCAAGGACACGGCGAACCGGGGGATTTGA